CCATGGCATCGAGCTCAAGCATGACCAGGGTGCCGAGAATGTCCTGCAGCAGCGCCTGGTCCATGCGCAGGGCAATCTCCTGGCCTGGAACCATCTCGCCACCCACCAGGTGGGCCCGGATCAGCTTATGACTCAGGGTGTCAGCCATGGGGTACCTCCTCGTCGAGACCGTGGCGCAGACGGGGCAGGGCGCGGGCGGCATCCATCAGGAACTGCAGGCCGAGCGTGGCAAAGCCGATGGGCAGCAGGGCGTAGGGAAAGACCATCGGCGTGCCCAGCGAACTCGAGACGCGCTCGCTGTATTCGTAGGCCTGCAGCGCCATGATGCCGCCTCGCCACACCAGGATGGCGCAGAACACCACGCCGAGCAGGCCGGTGACGATGTCGATCGCGGCGCGGCTGCGCGGCGGCAGCTTGTCCTTGAAGAAGGTGATGCGGATATGCGCATCGTGGCGCTGGGCTTCGGCGGCGCCGATCACGGCCAGATAGACCAGCAGAAAGGAGTTGATCTCCAGGCTCCAGCTGGTCGGGGCCGCGAAGGCGTAGCGCATGATGGCGTCGTAGCAGATCGACACCATCATGAACACCAGCACCGCCATCGAGGTCCAGCGCAGGACGGCCATCAGGCCGTCCCAGCTGCGCGTGGCAGAAGCGGTCATGGGCGCTCTCCTTATGCCTCGCCCAGGGCCAGCGCAATGGCACGGCTGCCGACTTCTTCGCCGACCTCGCCCTTCCAGTGGTCCCAGACGTCCTGGACGCCGGCATTGAAGGTCTCGAGGTCCTCCTCCGTGGGCTCGATGATCTCGATGCCGGCGTCCTCCACTTGCGGCCAGTACTCGTTGGGATAGATATCGTTGTTGCAGTATTCGATGAAGTTCTCGTCGTACCAGTCGGCGGCCTGCTGCAGCACGCCACGCACGTCGTCGTCGAGGTTGTCCCAGGTGTCGCGCAGCATGAACGGCGCCACCGAGAAGCCGGTGATCGGCAGCTTGTAGCAGTACTTGAGCTGCTCCTGCAGGCTGCGTCCGATGATCGTCGAGATGTTGAAGATACCGGCATCCACGGTGCCGCGTTGCAGCGCCATATAGGTTTCCGACGAGGGGATGCGGGCCGCCCCCACGTTGTAGGGTTCGAAGGCCTGGGTGGCCTCGAAGCCGACGATGCGTATCTTCTTGCCGCGTACCTCGTCGAGGCTGCGGATCGGGCTCTTCTCGGTGCTCCACAGGTACTCGGGTTCGAGGATGCCGCCGCCGGAAGTGAGCAGGTAGAGATTATCCTCGGCGAGCACTTCGTTGATCAGCTCCATCAGCGGACTGCCCTGGCGCAGGCGCTCCGGGTGGCGATAGAGCTCGCCCACGACCCCGGGCAGACCGGTCACGCCGAGGATGGGGATCGAGCGGGTGATGTACGAGAAGGTGTGGAACATGAAGTCGATGCTGCGCGAGCGCAGCGCGGGCAACTGCTCGTCCACCTTGAGCAGCTGGCCGGAATCGTAGAACTCCACCGTCAGCGCATCGCCGCCGCTCTCCTGGAGCATTTCCACGAAGCGATTGGAGCCGTAGGTCAACGCCTTGTAGGAGTCGGGCAGGTAGGTGACTCCGGTGAGGGTGGTGGCGGCGTGGCTGTGGGGAGCGAGCAGGCTCTGGGTACCGAACAGGGTGGCGCCGGCAGTGGCGAAGGTGCCGTACTTGAGTATTTGGCGACGGGACAAGGTCATGGTGAGTCTCCCTTTGTTGTTGTAGCGGTTCATTTCACTGACGTTGCTACGCCGGGGCTACATCAGCCCCGGTAACCACAGGCTGAGGCTGGGCACGAACACGAACAGCATCAGCACGAGGAACTGCACGGCGACGAAGGGCAGGGCGCTCTTGATGATTTCCTCCACCGAGAGTTCGGGGCAGACCCCGCGCAGGGCGTAGAGGTTGAGCCCCACCGGAGGCGTGACTACGGCGATCTCCAGGTTGAGCACCATGACGATGCCGAACCACAGCGGGTCGTAGCCCAGGGCGATGACCAGCGGCAGCAGCACCGGCGTGGTCACCACGATCAGCGACACCGCGTCGACGATCATGCCCAGCAGGATCAGCAGCAGCATCACCGCCAGCAGGATCGCCCAGGCGGGCAGCCCGGTGGCGGTGAGTGCCTCGGTGAGCATCTGGGGCACCCGCACCATGTTGAGGTAGTCGCCGAAGATCTTGGCGCAGCCGATGATCAGCAGAATGGCGCCGCTGATGCGGGCGGTGGTGCCGAGGATCTCGAGGAACTTGGCCCAGCTGAGGCTACGGAACACCAGGGTGGCGATCAGAAAGGCGCCGGCCGCGCCGATGCCGGCGGCCTCGCTCGGGGTGGCCAGGCCCGAGTAGATGGAGCCCAGCACGGCGACCACCAGCAGGGCGGCGTGCCAGATGTTGGCCAGGCTTGCCCAGCGCTGCCTCCAGGTGAAGCGCTCTTTGCTGGCCGGCGCCTCGGCCGGGTTCAGCCGCACACGAAGGTAGATGAACAGCGACAGGGCCAATGCCAGCACGATGCCGGGCACGATGCCGCCGATGAACAGGTCGGCCACCGAGACGCTGGACACCGCCCCGTAGATGATGAACGGCACGCTGGGGGGAATCAGCATGGCCAGCGCGCCGGCGCTGACCACGGCACCGGCCGCCAGCGAGCGGCTGTAGCCGCGCTGGAGCATCTGCGGCACGGCGATGGAGCCCACCGCGGCGACGCCGGCGAGGCTCACCCCCGAAACGGCACCGAACATCGCCGAGGCACCCACCGAGGAGATCGCCAGGCTGCCGCGCAGCCAGTTGAGCCAGCGCACCGCGGCGGTGAACAGGCTCGAACCCACCGGTGTCGCCCCGAGGAAATTGCCCATCAGGATGAACAGCGGCAGGGCGATCAGCTCGAAGGCGTTGAGCTGGCCGAACAACGACGACGGGGCGAAGAAGAACGCCAGCGAGCCGCGGGCCATGTAGAGGCCGATCAGCCCCGACAGCCCCAAGGCGAGGAAGATCGGAAAGCCGATCACGATCAGCCCCACGAGGACGACCAGAACGATGATGGGCTCCATGGCGGCCTCCTCAGATCACACCGTCGGCGCGCAAGGCCTCGATGGCCTCGGCGGTGAGTCCGAGCCAGTCGGAGAGCACGGCCGCGGTGTGCTCGCCCAGGGCCGGACCTACGTGGCGCACCCGCCCCGGCGTCTCGCTGAGGCGCGGGAACACGTTCTGCATGGGCAGCGGTCGGCCCCGGCGATCGGGGACCTCGACGATCGATTCGCGGGCCTGGAAGTGGGGGTCGTCGAGCATGTCGGGGGCGCGGTAGACGAGGCCTGCCGGTACCCCGGCATCGGCCAGGATATCGACGACGTGCTGGGCATCGTGCTGCTGTGTCCAGGCGGCGATCAGGTCGTCGATGGCCTGCTGGTTGTCGCCGCGGGCCCGGTGGGTGGCGTAGTCGGGATGGTCGGCCAGGCGCGGCTGGCCCATCGCCTCGCACAGCCGGCGGAACACGGTGTCCTGGTTGGCGCCGATGATAATGTCGCGTCCGTCGCGGGCCGGATAGGCGTTGGAGGGCGCGATCTTGGGCAGGAAGCTGCCGCTGCGCTCGCGTACCTTGCCGGCGCGGGCATATTCGGGGATCAGGTTCTCCATCATCGCCAGCACCGACTCGAAGATCGAGCTGTCGACTACCTGTCCGTGGCCGGTACGATCGCGCTGATGCAGCGCCATCATGGTGCCCAGTGCGGCGTGCAGCCCGGCCAGGGTGTCGCCCAGTGAGATGCCGACGCGCACCGGCGGACGGTCCGGATAGCCGCTCAGGTAGCGCAGCCCGCCCATGGCCTCGCACACCGAGGCGAAGCCGGCGCGCGAAGCGTAGGGGCCATCCTGGCCGAAGCCGGTGACCCGTACCATCACCAGCCCGGGGTTGTCGCGGGAGAGTGTGTCGTAGCCCAGCCCCCAGCGCTCCATGGTGCCGGGGCGAAAGTTCTCGACCAGCACGTCGGCCTGACCAGCCAGCTCGCGCAGCAGTTCCTGGCCCCGCGGCTGCCGAAGGTCGAGGGTCACCGACTGCTTGTTGCGGGCGATGACGTTCCACCACAGGGGCTCGCCGTTCGCAGGGTCCGCCTCGCCCCACTGGCGCATGGCGTCGCCCTTTCCGGGTGGCTCGACCTTGGTCACCTGGGCACCGAAGTCGGCGAGCACCTGGCCGCAGTACGGGCCGGCGATCAACTGACCAAGCTCGAGAACCTTGATGTCGTCGAGGGGGAGCGGGGGAGTGGTGTCGTGTGTCGTCATTGTTGTTGTGCTGCCTCTCGCTGGGGCTGGATCAGCCGGGAAGTGCCTGTGGGTCGTCAGGCGCGTCGGGGAATCGCACGTGCAGGGCCTGAGCGGCCAGCAGATGGGAGCGCATCACGCTCTCGGCCCAGGTGGGGCTGCCGGCGGCGATCGCCTCGAGGATCTCACGATGGTGGCGCATGCTGCGGCGCAGGTTGGCCAGGTCGTAGTTACCGAAGTTGCGCCGGATCACCGAGGTCCGCACCACGCCGTCGAGCACCGCTGCCAGGCGCTGGTTGTCGCTCGCGGCGATCAGCTCTCGGTGAAACTCGTGGTTGAGCCGTGCGATCTCGTTGCGCATTTCCGGTTCCCGCTCGATGCGCTCGACGAGGGCTTCCATGCGGTTGGCCAGTGTTTCGAGATACACCAGGCGGGTTCGTTCCATCCGCTCGCTGGCCAGCCTCACGGCCATGGGCTCGAGCACCAGGCGCAGTTCGAAGACCTCGCGAGCGTCCCGCTCGGTCCAGGCCACAACCCGTGCACCGTGGTGCGGAATCGCCTCCAGCCAACCCTCGGATACCAGCTCGCGTAGCGCCTCGCGTACCGGGGTGCGGCTCACGCCGAGCTCCCGTGCGACGCTGGCCTCGCGCACGTACTCCCTGGCTCGGTAGTGGCCGTCGAGGATTCGTTGCTTGACCACGTTGTGGACCTCGGCGGTGGCGGTTCGCACCGCACGAGGTGTTTCGGCAATGGCAGGTTGCGTCATCGTCGTCTCACAGATTGCATGCAATTTAGACTATAGAAACGAATTCCTCGGGCCATTAACGCGACATTGGTCGAAGATTGCATGCAATTCGGATGGGGATAACACGGAACGCGCTTCTGGGCCTCATTGCCGGCGTCTCGGTGTGGGGTGACATTCAGCATGCAGGGGGCGGCCGGAGGAGGGCGCCAATCTTCAGGCATGAGGTAAAGGCTCATGCTCCTGTTGTAGGTATTTTTCCTACACCGCTTGTCGGTTATTTCCTACAAGAGAACTTATCTCAGGTTAACGGTGTTTTGCTGGAAGGCTGCCATGCTGTCGATAAGGGCAAGGAAGCTCCGCAAGGAAGCCGGGTCAGGAAGACGCCACCCCAAGGATGCCCGGTGAGGATGACCGGGAGAGCGGCAAGGACGCAAGGGTTCGCCCGGCCGCAAGGCCGGGCTCTCTACCTATTCCTACCTTTAGACAGATCCCCTTTGCTTTGGCTCGCTATCGTAACGCTTACGTTCCCCCAAGCCTGAAAAAGCCGCCATCCAGGCGCTGATTCTTTGCTTTCGCTTCATTGCCCGCGGGGTGATGATGGAGAGTCGGCTGCCATGGGAGCGAAGGGGCGGCGCCGTAGAGCAGAGCGGGTCGGCGAAAGCGAGCGCATCGCTAGCGTTGATCAGTTATTTTAGAATGATCTGCTATAACCATGCGTATCCTTTCAACGGGTGACGGGATGTCCAATTCAGACTGGCGGGCCAGGGCTCGTCGATTCACGCTCGCCGGGCTGCCGGCCGGCCTGCCGTCGGTGGCGTTCGCCTCGGCGGGGCTGGGAGCCATGCCGGCCGTCGGCTGGAGCGTGGCGGCGCTGGTCGTGGCGCCGGTTCTGGCACTGGCCGGTCTGGCATACCGCCGCAGATTGCTGAGTGAAGTCGAGCGGCTGCGGGTCAGCCGCGAAGAGCTGACCACCATTCTCGACAGCCTCGACGCCTGCATCTACGTCAAGTCGAGCGATTTCCGCTACCAATACGTCAATCGCAAGGGCTGCGAGCTCGTCGGACTGCCGGCCGAGTCGGTCCTGGGCAAGACCGACCGTGATCTCTTCGATTCGGTCACGGCGGCGGAGCTGCACTTCAATGACCGGCGGGTCATCGAGCAGGGCGAGAAAGTCGTCACCTTCCTGTCGATCAAGCTGCCGTTGCGCCGGGCCGATGGCTCGATTCATGCACTCTGCGGGATCTCCACCGACGTCACCGAGTATCGCGAGATCCAGGAGAGCAAGCACCGGCTGACCTTCTACGATTCGCTGACCGGGCTGCCCAACCGGCGCCTGCTGCTCGATCGCCTGGAGATGGTGGTCAAGGGCACACGTCGCAGCGAGCGCTACGCGGCCCTGCTGTTCATCGATCTGGACGACTTCAAGGTCATCAACGAGACCCAGGGGTTGCAGCGGGGCGACCGCTTCCTGCGACGGGTGGCGCAGAAGCTGGAAGAGGTCGTGCGCGAGAGCGACACCCTGGCGCGGCTGGGGGCCGATGAGTTCGTGCTGCTCATTCACGACCTCGGCCTCGACGTGGAGCAGGCGGCCCATGCCGCCGAACGCGTGGCCGAGAAGTTGCTGGGCCAGATCACGAGCGCCCAGGCCGACGACGAACAGGTACTGGCCCTGCCGATCTCGGCGAGCATTGGCATCACCTTGTTTGCCAACGGCCAGGCCAACGTCGACAGCGCCATGCGCCAGGCCGACATGGCCCTGCAGCAGGCCAAGTTGGCGGGCGGCAATACCCTGCGTTTCTTCAACGCCGACATGCAGGCCGACGTGATGGAGCGGGTCCATCTCGAGGCCGACCTGCACCAGGCGCTGGCCCGCGACGAGCTGCGCCTGCACTACCAGGTCCAGGTGGACGACCGCGCCAGGGTGACCGGCGTCGAGGCGCTGATTCGCTGGGAGCACCCGCGCCGTGGCCTGGTCCCCCCCGGCCTATTCATTCCGCTGGCGGAGAAGAACCGGCTGATACTGCCGATCGGCTACTGGGTGCTGGAGACCGCCTGCCGTCAGCTGGCCGCCTGGTCGCAGGAGCGCGGCAAGGAAGCGCTGACGATCTCGGTCAACGTCAGCTCGGTGCAGTTTCACCAGCCCGACTTCGTCGCCCGCGTGCAGCACACCCTGGAGGGAACGGGGGCCGACCCCGCGCGCCTGGTCCTCGAGGTCACCGAGAGCCTGCTGATGGAAGAGCCGGAGCGGGTGCGCAACATCATGCTGCGCCTCAGCAAGCTCGGCATCCGCTTCTCCCTCGACGATTTCGGCACCGGCTATTCGTCGCTGAACTACCTGAAGCGGCTCCCCCTGGACGAGCTCAAGATCGACAAGTCGTTCATCGAAGGCGTGCTCGACGATCCGGTCGATGCCGCCATCGTCACCACTACCATCACCCTGGCGAACAGCCTCGGGCTCGAGGTCACGGCCGAGGGCGTCGAGACGGAGGCGCAGCACCGCTGGCTGCTGGAGCATGGCTGCGAGGCCTTCCAGGGCTATCTGTTCGGCCGCCCGCTGGCGCTGGAGGAGCTGGCCCTGGGCGAGCAGGCCAGCGCCACGCTCCCCTGAGCCAAGTCGGGCACGAGTCGCGCTTCCTCCTCTTCCTGCGGCCGCTGGGGTAAGCTGGGCGTGTCGAGTCGCAGAGAAGCGCGCTTCTTCACCACGATCATTCACAACGGAGACCTTTCATGTCCTTTAGACCCTTGCTTGCTGCCGCCGTGCTGATCCTGCCGCTCACGGCCATGGCCGAGTCACCCAACATCGTGCCGGGTCAGTGGCAGTTTTCCAGCACGACGACCGTCAAGGGCGACGTGCCGATTCCCGACCAGACCGACAGCCACCAGGAATGCATCGCCCAGGGCGACCTGGACGACGCCGATTTCCAGTTCCTCGAAGTGGAGGAGGGCTGTGAGCTGCTCGAGCACAACGTCTCGGCGGATGGGGTCGACTACAAGATGATCTGTCGCGCCGACGGTGGCGAGGCCAATATCGACGGCCGCATGGATTTCCTGGGCGAGCGCGTCGAGGGCAGCGTGAACATCGACACCGAATCGCCCATGGGGCAGATGCTGCTGGAGACCAGCATCGAGGGCGAGCGACTCGGCGACTGTTGAGGGCATGGCCGAGCCGGATGATGACGGGGCCACCCTTGGGGTGGCCCTTTGCATGCGCATCAGGCTGGAAGTCATGCCGATTCTTCCTTGCCGCTTCCGTCCGCAACGGGACGAATGAACGCCACCAGGCCGCTCGTCATGTCACGTTGACCATCTCGAATCCTCTGGCTATAGCTCTAGTGTCTTTCATGGAAGGAATGTGCCGGGAGTCCGAAGCCGAGCACTGTCGATGCTATCGGAGGGCAGGTATGAGTGAACTGGTCAGCGACTTCATCATCAGCCGTCTGGGCGAGTGGGGCGTCAAGCGCATCTACGGGTATCCAGGCGACGGCAGCAACGGGATCATGGGGGCTCTGAACCGAGCGGGCGACCGCTTCGAGTTCATCCAGACGCGCCACGAGGAAATGGCGGCGTTCATGGCTTGCGCTCATGCCAAGTTCACCGGCGAGGTCGGGGTCTGTA
This portion of the Billgrantia sulfidoxydans genome encodes:
- a CDS encoding TRAP transporter substrate-binding protein — its product is MTLSRRQILKYGTFATAGATLFGTQSLLAPHSHAATTLTGVTYLPDSYKALTYGSNRFVEMLQESGGDALTVEFYDSGQLLKVDEQLPALRSRSIDFMFHTFSYITRSIPILGVTGLPGVVGELYRHPERLRQGSPLMELINEVLAEDNLYLLTSGGGILEPEYLWSTEKSPIRSLDEVRGKKIRIVGFEATQAFEPYNVGAARIPSSETYMALQRGTVDAGIFNISTIIGRSLQEQLKYCYKLPITGFSVAPFMLRDTWDNLDDDVRGVLQQAADWYDENFIEYCNNDIYPNEYWPQVEDAGIEIIEPTEEDLETFNAGVQDVWDHWKGEVGEEVGSRAIALALGEA
- a CDS encoding TRAP transporter large permease, translated to MEPIIVLVVLVGLIVIGFPIFLALGLSGLIGLYMARGSLAFFFAPSSLFGQLNAFELIALPLFILMGNFLGATPVGSSLFTAAVRWLNWLRGSLAISSVGASAMFGAVSGVSLAGVAAVGSIAVPQMLQRGYSRSLAAGAVVSAGALAMLIPPSVPFIIYGAVSSVSVADLFIGGIVPGIVLALALSLFIYLRVRLNPAEAPASKERFTWRQRWASLANIWHAALLVVAVLGSIYSGLATPSEAAGIGAAGAFLIATLVFRSLSWAKFLEILGTTARISGAILLIIGCAKIFGDYLNMVRVPQMLTEALTATGLPAWAILLAVMLLLILLGMIVDAVSLIVVTTPVLLPLVIALGYDPLWFGIVMVLNLEIAVVTPPVGLNLYALRGVCPELSVEEIIKSALPFVAVQFLVLMLFVFVPSLSLWLPGLM
- a CDS encoding CaiB/BaiF CoA transferase family protein — translated: MTTHDTTPPLPLDDIKVLELGQLIAGPYCGQVLADFGAQVTKVEPPGKGDAMRQWGEADPANGEPLWWNVIARNKQSVTLDLRQPRGQELLRELAGQADVLVENFRPGTMERWGLGYDTLSRDNPGLVMVRVTGFGQDGPYASRAGFASVCEAMGGLRYLSGYPDRPPVRVGISLGDTLAGLHAALGTMMALHQRDRTGHGQVVDSSIFESVLAMMENLIPEYARAGKVRERSGSFLPKIAPSNAYPARDGRDIIIGANQDTVFRRLCEAMGQPRLADHPDYATHRARGDNQQAIDDLIAAWTQQHDAQHVVDILADAGVPAGLVYRAPDMLDDPHFQARESIVEVPDRRGRPLPMQNVFPRLSETPGRVRHVGPALGEHTAAVLSDWLGLTAEAIEALRADGVI
- a CDS encoding GntR family transcriptional regulator is translated as MTQPAIAETPRAVRTATAEVHNVVKQRILDGHYRAREYVREASVARELGVSRTPVREALRELVSEGWLEAIPHHGARVVAWTERDAREVFELRLVLEPMAVRLASERMERTRLVYLETLANRMEALVERIEREPEMRNEIARLNHEFHRELIAASDNQRLAAVLDGVVRTSVIRRNFGNYDLANLRRSMRHHREILEAIAAGSPTWAESVMRSHLLAAQALHVRFPDAPDDPQALPG
- a CDS encoding putative bifunctional diguanylate cyclase/phosphodiesterase translates to MSNSDWRARARRFTLAGLPAGLPSVAFASAGLGAMPAVGWSVAALVVAPVLALAGLAYRRRLLSEVERLRVSREELTTILDSLDACIYVKSSDFRYQYVNRKGCELVGLPAESVLGKTDRDLFDSVTAAELHFNDRRVIEQGEKVVTFLSIKLPLRRADGSIHALCGISTDVTEYREIQESKHRLTFYDSLTGLPNRRLLLDRLEMVVKGTRRSERYAALLFIDLDDFKVINETQGLQRGDRFLRRVAQKLEEVVRESDTLARLGADEFVLLIHDLGLDVEQAAHAAERVAEKLLGQITSAQADDEQVLALPISASIGITLFANGQANVDSAMRQADMALQQAKLAGGNTLRFFNADMQADVMERVHLEADLHQALARDELRLHYQVQVDDRARVTGVEALIRWEHPRRGLVPPGLFIPLAEKNRLILPIGYWVLETACRQLAAWSQERGKEALTISVNVSSVQFHQPDFVARVQHTLEGTGADPARLVLEVTESLLMEEPERVRNIMLRLSKLGIRFSLDDFGTGYSSLNYLKRLPLDELKIDKSFIEGVLDDPVDAAIVTTTITLANSLGLEVTAEGVETEAQHRWLLEHGCEAFQGYLFGRPLALEELALGEQASATLP
- a CDS encoding DUF3617 domain-containing protein; the protein is MSFRPLLAAAVLILPLTAMAESPNIVPGQWQFSSTTTVKGDVPIPDQTDSHQECIAQGDLDDADFQFLEVEEGCELLEHNVSADGVDYKMICRADGGEANIDGRMDFLGERVEGSVNIDTESPMGQMLLETSIEGERLGDC
- a CDS encoding TRAP transporter small permease subunit, giving the protein MTASATRSWDGLMAVLRWTSMAVLVFMMVSICYDAIMRYAFAAPTSWSLEINSFLLVYLAVIGAAEAQRHDAHIRITFFKDKLPPRSRAAIDIVTGLLGVVFCAILVWRGGIMALQAYEYSERVSSSLGTPMVFPYALLPIGFATLGLQFLMDAARALPRLRHGLDEEVPHG